In Methylococcus geothermalis, one genomic interval encodes:
- a CDS encoding DsbC family protein — protein sequence MKPAFRSLLSLFAFLVVPVSSVLADAQAVEDAIKQALPGVKPDSIKPSPLAGIAEVIVGPKLFYVSDDGKYLIQGSLIDLKNREDLTEPKLAKARIGALEKLGEKNMIVFKPKIGKYVAYVFTDIDCGYCRKLHSEMDNYLKEGIEVRYLFFPRAGEGSDSWDKAVSVWCAKDRNAALTKAKKGEKVEEKSCDNPVKEQMALGTAIGAQGTPMIVTGGGNVLPGYVPAEQLARMLKHEKDEGGKQAKTP from the coding sequence ATGAAACCTGCGTTCCGTTCCCTGTTGTCCTTGTTCGCGTTCCTGGTGGTACCCGTCTCGTCCGTCCTGGCGGACGCCCAAGCCGTAGAGGATGCGATCAAGCAGGCATTGCCCGGGGTGAAGCCCGATTCCATCAAGCCCTCGCCGCTGGCCGGCATTGCCGAGGTCATCGTCGGTCCCAAGCTATTCTATGTCTCCGACGACGGCAAGTACCTGATCCAGGGCTCTCTGATCGACCTCAAGAACCGTGAAGACCTCACCGAGCCCAAGCTGGCCAAGGCGCGGATCGGAGCGCTGGAAAAGCTGGGTGAGAAGAACATGATCGTGTTCAAACCGAAGATCGGCAAATACGTGGCCTACGTGTTCACCGATATCGATTGCGGCTACTGCCGCAAGCTCCATTCGGAGATGGACAATTATCTCAAGGAAGGCATCGAGGTCCGTTACCTGTTCTTCCCGCGCGCCGGCGAAGGCTCGGATTCCTGGGACAAGGCTGTCAGCGTGTGGTGCGCCAAGGACCGCAACGCCGCCTTGACCAAGGCCAAGAAGGGCGAGAAGGTGGAAGAAAAATCCTGCGACAACCCCGTGAAGGAGCAGATGGCGCTGGGGACCGCCATCGGCGCCCAGGGCACGCCGATGATCGTGACCGGCGGCGGCAACGTGCTGCCGGGCTATGTTCCGGCCGAGCAGCTTGCCCGCATGCTGAAGCATGAAAAGGACGAAGGCGGCAAGCAGGCCAAGACCCCGTAA
- the mutS gene encoding DNA mismatch repair protein MutS has product MTDRADLSRHTPMMQQFLRIKAEHPDRLLFYRMGDFYELFFEDARRAAKLLDLTLTSRGESGGERIPMAGIPYHAVDGYLARLIRLGESVAICEQIGDPATSKGPVERKVVRIVTPGTVTDEALLEERRDNLLAAIARDGAVFGLAVLDLSGGRFTLQQPESAAQLTSELERLNPAELLVSEDEALPEGLSGRNGLTRRPPWHFDPESGRRQLLNQFGTRDLSGFGCEHLTVALGAAGCLLQYVRDTQRSALPHIRGVRAETGAEYIGLDPASRRNLELDSHPSGRTEFTLLGILDRTGSAMGGRLLRRWLHQPLRDRAIIQRRQEAIGELLEKHRFEDLLELLRGVGDIERIATRIALKSARPRDLTTLRQALQTLPAVRDTLSGIEGALLSDLAQRLVDQPELSSLLQRAVVDNPPMLIRDGGVIADGYHAELDELRQLSENADRFLVELEAKERERTGLSMLKVGYNRVQGFYIELPRSQAEKAPVHYSRRQTLKNAERYITPELKTFEDKVLSARERALSCEKALYDELLETLGNWLPALQDCAAGLAELDVLATLAERADRLNWVAPRLVGAPGIRIVQGRHPVVEQVSGTPFVPNDLEFGPDRRMLVITGPNMGGKSTYMRQAALIVLLAHIGSHVPATEAEIGPIDRIYTRIGASDDLASGRSTFMVEMTETANILHNATAESLVLMDEIGRGTSTFDGLSLAWACAEHLARETRAYTLFATHYFELTALAEECDGVGNVHLDAVEHGDKVVFLHAVREGPASQSYGLQVAALAGVPRAVIDNARRKLEQLERQARSALQQAVPVTQLDLFLAPEPHPVVRRLETLDIDGLSPREALNLLYELKQSL; this is encoded by the coding sequence ATGACCGATCGAGCCGACCTGTCCAGACACACTCCGATGATGCAGCAGTTTCTCCGCATCAAGGCGGAGCACCCGGACCGGCTACTGTTTTACCGGATGGGCGATTTCTACGAGCTGTTCTTCGAAGATGCCCGGCGGGCGGCGAAGCTGCTGGACCTGACCCTGACCAGCCGGGGCGAATCGGGCGGTGAACGCATCCCGATGGCGGGAATTCCCTACCACGCAGTCGACGGCTATCTGGCTCGGCTGATCCGGTTGGGCGAATCGGTGGCGATCTGTGAGCAGATCGGCGATCCAGCCACATCGAAGGGACCGGTCGAGCGCAAGGTGGTGCGTATCGTGACGCCGGGCACGGTGACCGACGAGGCGTTGCTGGAGGAGCGCCGCGACAACCTGCTGGCGGCGATCGCTCGCGACGGCGCGGTGTTCGGACTGGCGGTGCTGGATCTGTCCGGCGGACGTTTCACCCTGCAGCAGCCTGAGTCGGCCGCCCAGCTCACGAGCGAGCTGGAGCGGCTGAACCCGGCGGAACTCCTCGTAAGCGAGGACGAAGCGCTGCCGGAGGGGCTGTCCGGACGCAATGGCCTGACCCGGCGTCCGCCCTGGCATTTCGACCCGGAAAGCGGGCGTCGCCAGTTGCTGAACCAGTTCGGCACCCGTGACCTGTCGGGCTTCGGCTGCGAGCATCTGACCGTGGCGCTGGGTGCCGCCGGCTGCCTGCTGCAATACGTGCGTGACACCCAGCGCAGCGCCCTGCCCCACATCCGCGGCGTCCGGGCCGAGACCGGAGCGGAATACATCGGCCTGGACCCCGCCAGCCGGCGCAATCTTGAGCTGGACTCCCATCCGTCCGGCCGCACCGAATTCACCCTGCTGGGCATCCTGGACCGCACCGGGTCGGCCATGGGCGGGAGATTACTGCGGCGGTGGCTGCATCAACCCTTGCGCGACCGGGCCATCATCCAACGACGCCAGGAGGCGATCGGTGAGCTGCTGGAGAAACACCGTTTCGAAGACCTGCTCGAACTTTTACGCGGCGTGGGCGACATCGAGCGGATCGCAACCCGCATCGCCCTGAAGTCGGCCAGACCGCGCGACCTCACGACATTGCGCCAGGCCCTGCAGACCTTGCCGGCGGTCCGGGACACCCTTTCCGGCATCGAAGGCGCGTTGCTGAGCGATCTGGCTCAGCGGCTGGTCGATCAGCCCGAGCTGAGCAGTCTGTTGCAGCGGGCCGTCGTCGACAACCCGCCGATGCTGATCCGCGACGGCGGCGTGATCGCCGACGGCTACCACGCCGAACTGGACGAGCTGCGCCAGTTGAGTGAGAACGCCGACCGCTTCCTGGTCGAGCTGGAGGCAAAGGAGCGCGAGCGCACCGGACTCAGCATGCTGAAGGTCGGCTACAACCGGGTGCAGGGGTTCTACATCGAGCTGCCCCGGAGCCAAGCCGAAAAGGCGCCGGTGCACTACAGCCGGCGCCAGACGTTGAAAAACGCCGAGCGCTACATCACTCCGGAGTTGAAAACCTTCGAGGACAAGGTACTGAGTGCCCGTGAGCGAGCGCTGTCTTGCGAGAAGGCGCTCTATGACGAATTATTGGAAACCCTGGGGAATTGGCTGCCGGCACTGCAAGATTGCGCGGCGGGCTTGGCCGAACTGGACGTGTTGGCGACCCTGGCCGAACGCGCCGATCGGCTGAATTGGGTGGCCCCGAGGCTGGTGGGCGCGCCAGGCATCCGCATCGTCCAAGGGCGCCATCCGGTGGTCGAGCAGGTCAGCGGCACGCCTTTCGTGCCCAATGACCTGGAATTCGGCCCGGACCGGCGCATGCTGGTCATCACCGGGCCGAACATGGGCGGCAAGTCGACTTACATGCGCCAAGCCGCGCTGATCGTGCTGCTGGCCCACATCGGCAGCCACGTGCCGGCGACGGAAGCCGAAATCGGCCCGATCGACCGCATTTACACCCGCATCGGCGCCTCCGACGACCTCGCCAGCGGCCGCTCCACCTTCATGGTGGAAATGACGGAGACCGCCAACATCCTGCACAACGCCACGGCGGAAAGCCTGGTGCTGATGGATGAGATCGGCCGTGGCACCAGCACCTTCGACGGACTGTCGCTGGCCTGGGCCTGCGCCGAGCACCTGGCGCGCGAGACGCGAGCCTATACGCTGTTCGCCACCCATTATTTCGAGCTGACGGCGCTGGCCGAGGAGTGTGACGGGGTCGGCAACGTGCACCTGGATGCCGTGGAGCACGGCGACAAGGTGGTGTTCCTGCATGCGGTCCGGGAAGGGCCGGCGAGCCAGAGCTACGGCTTGCAGGTGGCTGCGCTGGCGGGGGTCCCGCGGGCCGTGATCGACAACGCGCGGCGAAAACTGGAGCAGCTGGAACGGCAGGCGCGTTCGGCCCTTCAGCAAGCTGTGCCGGTGACCCAGCTCGATTTGTTTTTGGCGCCGGAGCCGCACCCCGTGGTGCGGCGGCTGGAAACCTTGGACATCGACGGACTCAGCCCGCGCGAGGCATTGAATCTGTTGTACGAGCTGAAGCAGTCGCTGTAA
- the rseP gene encoding RIP metalloprotease RseP codes for MSLIHTVFYFLVALALLIAVHEFGHFWVARKLGVKVLRFSLGFGTPLLSWRRKPDGTEFTLAAIPIGGYVRMVDEREGPVAPADLPFAFNRQRLPVRFAIVAAGPIFNFLLAVLLYWGVFMAGETGMRPVLGPVEAGTFAAEAGFEPEDEILAVDGNPTPTWGLAIGRIFERVMDEGVVEVDVKTSDGGRVIRTLNIPSDVLNTPEVLGDRLGFQPWEPELPPVVERTEPGSPAEKAGMKSGDLLLSADGVALRSWRQWVDIVRARPGQSIGLVVERDGVHVSLEVRPESVNGPKGPVGRIGAAARIPDSVLAAMEVEYRLGVLPALGAAVERTGDYAWLSLKMIGRMLIGKATVENLSGPISIAQYAGQSAKLGLLHFVKFLALISVSLGVLNLLPVPVLDGGHLMFYLIEAVKGGPLSEKTQMLAQQMGLFILIALMALAFMLDIQRLFS; via the coding sequence ATGTCGCTCATCCACACGGTTTTCTATTTTCTAGTCGCGCTGGCGCTGCTCATCGCGGTCCACGAGTTCGGCCATTTCTGGGTGGCGCGCAAGCTCGGCGTGAAGGTGCTGCGGTTTTCCCTCGGTTTCGGCACCCCGCTGCTGAGCTGGCGCAGGAAACCGGACGGCACTGAATTCACCCTCGCCGCAATCCCGATCGGCGGCTATGTCCGCATGGTCGACGAGCGGGAAGGTCCGGTCGCTCCCGCCGATCTCCCCTTTGCCTTCAACCGGCAGCGGCTCCCGGTCCGATTCGCCATTGTCGCGGCGGGGCCGATATTCAATTTTCTCCTGGCCGTCCTGCTTTACTGGGGCGTATTCATGGCCGGCGAGACCGGCATGAGGCCGGTGCTCGGCCCGGTGGAAGCCGGCACCTTCGCCGCCGAGGCGGGGTTCGAGCCGGAGGACGAAATCCTCGCCGTCGACGGCAACCCGACGCCAACCTGGGGCCTCGCCATCGGGCGGATTTTCGAGCGGGTCATGGACGAGGGGGTGGTGGAGGTCGACGTCAAGACCAGCGACGGTGGACGGGTGATCCGTACCCTCAACATACCGTCCGACGTGCTCAACACCCCGGAAGTCCTGGGGGATCGGCTCGGCTTCCAGCCCTGGGAGCCTGAGCTGCCGCCTGTGGTGGAGCGGACCGAACCCGGCAGTCCGGCGGAAAAAGCCGGCATGAAAAGCGGCGACCTGCTGCTTTCTGCGGACGGCGTGGCCCTGCGCAGCTGGCGCCAGTGGGTCGATATCGTGCGTGCTCGTCCCGGCCAGAGCATCGGACTGGTGGTCGAGCGCGACGGCGTTCACGTTTCCCTTGAAGTCCGGCCCGAGTCCGTCAACGGGCCGAAAGGTCCGGTCGGAAGGATCGGGGCGGCGGCCCGGATCCCGGACTCGGTGCTCGCCGCGATGGAGGTCGAATACCGCCTGGGCGTGTTGCCGGCCTTGGGGGCGGCGGTGGAGCGCACCGGCGATTACGCCTGGCTCTCGCTCAAGATGATAGGGCGCATGCTCATCGGCAAGGCGACCGTGGAAAACTTGAGCGGTCCCATCAGCATCGCCCAGTACGCAGGGCAGTCCGCCAAGCTGGGTCTGTTGCATTTCGTCAAGTTCCTGGCCTTGATCAGCGTCAGCCTCGGCGTGCTCAACCTGCTGCCGGTCCCGGTGTTGGACGGCGGCCACCTGATGTTCTATCTGATCGAAGCGGTGAAAGGCGGCCCGCTCTCCGAAAAGACCCAGATGCTGGCGCAGCAGATGGGGCTTTTCATCCTGATTGCCTTGATGGCGCTCGCCTTCATGCTCGACATCCAACGGCTGTTTTCCTAA
- the ispC gene encoding 1-deoxy-D-xylulose-5-phosphate reductoisomerase: MKGICILGSTGSIGVSTLDVVARHPDRYRVVALTANGNIDRLFEQCRDHRPRYAVAIRAEAAAELRERLAVAGLGGIEVLSGSAALEQVASLPEVDSVMAAIVGAAGLLPTLAAARAGKDVLLANKEALVMSGPLFMAEVVRAGARLLPIDSEHNAVFQCMPADYRAGTAAIGARRILLTASGGPFLHTPLAELESVTPEQAVAHPNWVMGRKISVDSATMMNKGLEVIEACLLFNMKPDDVQVVVHRQSVIHSMVDYVDGTVLAQMGTPDMRIPIAHALAWPERFESGAEPLDLFAVHQLNFERPDLARFPCLRLAYEAVRAGGTAPAILNAANEVAVAAFLDRRLAFTGIPRVIEHCMATVASGAADAIESVLQADAETRKVAETYITNCRI; the protein is encoded by the coding sequence GTGAAAGGCATATGCATCCTCGGTTCCACCGGCTCGATCGGCGTCAGCACGCTCGATGTGGTGGCGCGCCATCCCGACCGCTACCGCGTCGTGGCGCTGACCGCCAATGGCAACATCGACCGCTTGTTCGAGCAATGCCGCGATCACCGGCCGCGCTATGCGGTGGCGATCCGGGCCGAGGCCGCGGCGGAGCTGCGGGAGCGGCTGGCGGTAGCGGGTCTGGGCGGCATCGAAGTCCTGTCCGGTTCGGCCGCGCTGGAGCAGGTCGCCTCCCTGCCGGAGGTGGACAGCGTGATGGCGGCGATCGTCGGTGCCGCGGGGCTGCTGCCCACGCTGGCGGCGGCGCGGGCCGGCAAGGATGTGCTGCTGGCCAACAAGGAAGCGCTGGTGATGTCCGGTCCGTTGTTCATGGCCGAGGTGGTTCGGGCGGGGGCCCGGTTGCTGCCGATCGACAGCGAGCACAATGCGGTGTTCCAGTGCATGCCGGCGGACTATCGTGCCGGCACCGCCGCCATCGGCGCGCGCCGCATCCTGCTCACCGCTTCCGGAGGGCCGTTCCTGCACACCCCCCTCGCCGAGCTGGAGTCGGTGACGCCGGAGCAGGCCGTGGCGCATCCCAACTGGGTCATGGGCCGCAAGATATCGGTCGATTCGGCCACCATGATGAACAAGGGTTTGGAAGTGATCGAGGCCTGCCTGCTGTTCAACATGAAGCCCGACGACGTACAGGTCGTCGTGCACCGCCAAAGCGTGATCCATTCCATGGTGGACTACGTCGACGGTACGGTGCTGGCCCAGATGGGCACGCCCGACATGCGCATCCCGATCGCCCACGCCCTGGCTTGGCCCGAGCGTTTCGAATCCGGCGCGGAACCTCTCGACCTGTTCGCTGTCCATCAATTGAACTTCGAGCGTCCGGATTTGGCGCGTTTTCCCTGTCTGCGCCTGGCCTACGAGGCAGTGAGGGCGGGCGGCACCGCGCCGGCGATCCTGAATGCGGCGAACGAAGTCGCGGTCGCGGCATTTCTGGACCGACGGCTGGCTTTCACCGGCATACCGCGAGTGATCGAACATTGCATGGCGACCGTTGCGTCCGGAGCGGCGGATGCCATCGAGTCGGTCTTGCAAGCGGACGCGGAAACCCGCAAGGTAGCGGAGACGTACATCACCAACTGTAGGATTTAA
- the frr gene encoding ribosome recycling factor, whose amino-acid sequence MINDIQKRTAERMQKSIEALKHEFAKIRTGRAHPSLLEHIRVSYYGNEVPLTQVANVAVEDARSLVVTPWERNMVQAIEKAIMTSDLGLNPSTAGTVIRVPLPPLTEERRRDLIKVVRHEAENGRVAIRNIRRDANNELKAALKEKLISEDEDRRSQEQIQKTTDQFIKEVDKLLEQKEADLLAV is encoded by the coding sequence ATGATCAATGACATACAGAAACGTACCGCCGAGCGGATGCAGAAAAGCATCGAGGCGTTGAAGCATGAATTCGCCAAAATTCGCACCGGACGCGCCCATCCCAGCCTGCTGGAGCATATCCGGGTGTCGTATTACGGCAACGAGGTGCCGCTGACCCAGGTCGCCAACGTGGCCGTGGAAGACGCCCGCAGCCTGGTGGTCACGCCGTGGGAGCGGAACATGGTGCAGGCGATCGAAAAGGCGATCATGACCTCGGACTTGGGACTCAATCCCTCCACCGCCGGCACGGTCATCCGGGTGCCGCTGCCGCCGCTGACCGAGGAGCGCCGCCGCGACCTGATCAAGGTCGTGCGCCATGAAGCCGAGAATGGCCGCGTGGCGATCCGCAACATCCGCCGCGATGCCAACAACGAACTCAAGGCGGCGCTCAAGGAAAAGCTGATTTCCGAGGACGAGGACCGCCGCAGCCAGGAGCAGATTCAGAAAACCACGGACCAGTTCATCAAGGAAGTGGACAAGCTGCTGGAGCAAAAGGAAGCCGACTTGCTTGCTGTTTAA
- the pyrH gene encoding UMP kinase, which produces MTEPVYKRILLKLSGEALMGDQGAGIDADILKRLATEIDELCRAGVEVGLVIGGGNIVRGAEKASEGLDRVTGDHMGMLATVINALAMQDALENLGRPVRVMSALKINQVCEDYIRRRAVRHLEKGRVVVFAAGTGNPFFTTDSAASLRAIEIGADLLIKATKVDGVYSADPLKDPEAKFYSRLTYDEALDQRLHVMDTTALVLCRDYKMPLRVMNVFRPGAVMRLIRGEDIGSLLVTG; this is translated from the coding sequence CTCAAGCTCAGCGGCGAAGCCTTGATGGGAGACCAGGGGGCGGGCATAGACGCCGACATCCTGAAGCGGCTCGCGACGGAAATCGACGAGCTGTGCCGGGCCGGCGTCGAAGTCGGACTGGTCATCGGCGGCGGCAACATCGTCCGCGGCGCCGAAAAAGCCTCCGAAGGACTGGACCGCGTGACCGGCGATCACATGGGGATGCTCGCCACGGTGATCAACGCGCTGGCCATGCAGGATGCCCTTGAGAACCTGGGGCGGCCGGTGCGGGTCATGTCGGCCCTCAAGATCAACCAGGTCTGCGAAGACTACATCCGCCGGCGCGCAGTCCGGCATCTGGAAAAGGGACGGGTCGTGGTGTTCGCCGCGGGGACGGGCAATCCGTTCTTCACCACCGATTCCGCCGCCAGCCTCAGAGCCATCGAGATCGGCGCGGATCTGCTGATCAAGGCGACCAAGGTCGACGGCGTCTATTCGGCCGATCCGCTGAAGGATCCCGAAGCGAAATTCTATTCGCGCCTGACCTACGACGAGGCGCTGGATCAGCGTCTCCATGTCATGGACACGACGGCGCTGGTGCTGTGCCGCGACTATAAGATGCCGCTGCGGGTCATGAACGTTTTTCGCCCGGGTGCGGTGATGCGGCTGATCCGGGGTGAGGATATCGGATCTTTGCTGGTAACGGGGTAA
- a CDS encoding isoprenyl transferase: MVFSPDKVKPVAVAPEHGAETRSLPRHVAIVMDGNGRWAQERYLPRTAGHRAGVGAVRKVVEHCAKRGVEALTLFAFSSENWRRPEQEVSVLMELFLSTLERETEKLHQNGVRLRIIGDRTAFAEALRQRMDAAESLTRGNTGLQLAIAANYGGRWDIVQAAQTLAAKVGQGELSPDRITADLLQQQLALADLPEPDLFIRTGGERRISNFLLWQLAYTELYFTPVLWPEFDEEALDLAFEDYAGRQRRFGYTGEQVAGQMP; the protein is encoded by the coding sequence ATGGTTTTCTCGCCGGACAAAGTCAAGCCGGTGGCGGTTGCACCGGAACATGGCGCCGAGACGCGCAGCCTGCCCCGCCATGTCGCCATCGTCATGGACGGCAACGGCCGCTGGGCACAGGAGCGCTATCTGCCCCGCACCGCCGGCCATCGCGCCGGCGTCGGTGCGGTCCGCAAGGTGGTGGAACACTGCGCGAAGCGCGGCGTGGAAGCGCTGACGCTGTTCGCGTTCAGCAGCGAGAACTGGCGGCGGCCCGAGCAGGAAGTCTCCGTGCTGATGGAATTGTTCCTGTCGACGCTGGAACGGGAGACGGAAAAGCTGCACCAGAACGGCGTGCGCCTGCGCATCATCGGTGACCGCACGGCGTTTGCGGAGGCGCTGCGCCAGCGGATGGATGCCGCCGAATCACTGACGCGCGGCAATACCGGCTTGCAACTGGCGATCGCGGCGAATTACGGCGGGCGCTGGGATATCGTCCAGGCGGCCCAGACGCTGGCGGCAAAGGTCGGGCAAGGCGAACTGTCGCCAGACCGGATCACGGCGGATCTGCTGCAGCAGCAGCTCGCCCTGGCCGATCTGCCGGAGCCCGACCTTTTCATCCGTACCGGCGGCGAACGGCGGATCAGCAACTTCCTCCTCTGGCAACTTGCCTATACGGAGCTGTATTTCACGCCCGTGCTGTGGCCGGAATTCGACGAGGAGGCGCTGGATCTCGCGTTCGAGGACTACGCCGGCAGGCAGCGCCGGTTCGGCTACACCGGCGAACAGGTCGCGGGGCAGATGCCCTGA
- a CDS encoding phosphatidate cytidylyltransferase, with amino-acid sequence MFKNRLITALVLAPLVIAAVLLLKPTPFSVVWGGVILLAGWEWAGVSGIDDRVGRIAFLVALGLPMAIASFWAPYTVDWLMWPVVAWWFAVGMLLRAKPDKALAIRLPVGLKLGLGWFILLTSWILFIWLRFNFGAVQALYLLVLISFADMAAYFVGRSWGFTKLMPEISPGKTVEGLYGALAVSAVLAVAVGLWFKLEPLTIADFVILSLVTVVTSVGGDLFESLLKRQRGVKDSGSLLPGHGGVLDRIDALLASVAVFYAGSMLLGLFLQSAEPVTIEVPTEMDGAPVQVEPIEPEPDDSASEHAPEPMAPEADEPDATDAGTDESAPEE; translated from the coding sequence ATGTTCAAAAATCGTTTGATTACGGCACTGGTTCTGGCGCCACTGGTCATTGCGGCCGTTCTGCTGCTTAAGCCCACCCCATTTTCGGTGGTGTGGGGCGGTGTGATTCTCCTGGCCGGCTGGGAATGGGCGGGCGTTTCCGGCATCGACGACCGCGTCGGCCGGATCGCTTTCCTGGTTGCCCTGGGATTGCCCATGGCCATCGCCAGTTTCTGGGCACCCTACACGGTCGACTGGCTGATGTGGCCGGTGGTGGCCTGGTGGTTCGCCGTCGGCATGCTGCTCCGGGCCAAGCCGGACAAGGCGCTGGCGATCCGGTTGCCGGTCGGGCTGAAGCTGGGGCTGGGCTGGTTCATCCTGCTCACCTCCTGGATCCTCTTTATCTGGCTGCGCTTCAATTTCGGCGCCGTGCAGGCGCTGTATCTGCTGGTGCTGATTTCTTTCGCGGACATGGCCGCCTATTTCGTCGGGCGGAGCTGGGGCTTCACCAAGCTGATGCCGGAAATCAGCCCCGGCAAGACAGTCGAGGGGCTGTACGGGGCCTTGGCAGTGTCGGCCGTCCTGGCAGTCGCCGTGGGTCTGTGGTTTAAGCTGGAGCCTTTGACGATCGCCGATTTCGTCATCCTTTCCCTCGTCACCGTCGTGACTTCCGTGGGCGGCGATTTGTTCGAGAGCCTGCTCAAGCGGCAGCGGGGCGTGAAGGACAGCGGTTCGCTGTTGCCCGGTCACGGCGGGGTGCTCGACCGTATCGACGCCTTGCTGGCCTCGGTCGCGGTGTTCTATGCCGGCTCCATGCTGCTCGGCCTGTTCCTGCAGAGCGCGGAGCCGGTGACGATCGAAGTGCCCACCGAAATGGACGGCGCACCGGTTCAGGTCGAACCGATCGAGCCGGAGCCGGATGACAGCGCTTCGGAACACGCACCAGAACCGATGGCACCGGAAGCAGACGAACCGGATGCCACGGATGCCGGGACCGACGAATCGGCGCCGGAAGAATGA